In Nicotiana tabacum cultivar K326 chromosome 17, ASM71507v2, whole genome shotgun sequence, one DNA window encodes the following:
- the LOC107782418 gene encoding zinc transporter 1-like: protein MNKVVAFSLFLLFLFPVLVSSECTCDEDSEDRNKTEALKYKLVAVASILLAGAIGISIPILGKIFPALHPENNIFFFVKAFAAGVILATGFVHILPDAFESLSSPCLPEKPWGDFPFAGFIAMVAAIGTMMVDLVAMSYFRRSHLKRQKPVNSDEEKEGGMINQNNHVHVHTHSTHGHAHGSVVPLEEGSELDLSRRRVISQVLELGILVHSVIIGISLGASESPKTIKPLVAALTFHQLFEGIGLGGCISEARFKLRKTAMMAIFFSLTTPMGIAIGFGISTVYSETSPTALMVEGIFNSIAAGILVYMALVDLLAADFMSSRMQDSPKLQIGANVFLLLGAGCMSLLAKWA from the exons ATGAACAAAGTGGTTGCTTTTTCgctttttcttctgtttttgttCCCAGTTTTAGTTTCATCCGAATGTACGTGCGATGAAGATTCTGAGGACAGAAACAAAACGGAAGCGTTAAAGTACAAACTGGTAGCCGTTGCTTCTATCTTGCTAGCGGGCGCCATAGGTATATCAATTCCAATTCTCGGCAAAATATTCCCGGCATTACACCCCGAAAACAATATATTTTTCTTCGTCAAAGCTTTCGCGGCGGGCGTGATTCTCGCCACGGGTTTCGTTCACATATTGCCCGATGCATTCGAGAGCTTGTCTAGCCCTTGCCTTCCTGAAAAGCCGTGGGGTGATTTCCCGTTTGCGGGGTTTATAGCAATGGTTGCGGCAATTGGGACAATGATGGTGGATTTGGTAGCTATGAGCTATTTTAGGAGATCTCATTTAAAGAGACAGAAACCTGTGAATAGTGATGAAGAAAAAGAGGGTGGTATGATTAATCAGAATAATCATGTTCATGTACATACTCATTCAACTCATGGACATGCTCATGGCTCGGTTGTGCCATTAGAAGAGGGTTCTGAATTGGATTTATCTCGTCGACGAGTTATCTCACAG gttttggaattgggaattttggtCCACTCGGTGATTATTGGTATATCTTTGGGTGCCTCAGAATCTCCCAAGACAATTAAACCCCTTGTAGCGGCATTAACTTTTCATCAACTTTTTGAAGGCATTGGTTTAGGAGGTTGCATATCTGAG GCAAGATTCAAGTTGAGAAAAACAGCAATGATGGCAATTTTCTTCTCCCTCACAACACCAATGGGAATTGCAATTGGATTTGGAATATCAACTGTGTATAGTGAGACCAGTCCAACAGCTCTCATGGTTGAGGGCATTTTCAATTCTATTGCTGCTGGAATTTTGGTTTACATGGCTTTAGTGGATCTCCTTGCAGCAGATTTTATGAGCAGTAGAATGCAAGATAGTCCAAAACTTCAAATTGGAGCTAACGTTTTTCTTCTTCTAGGGGCTGGTTGTATGTCACTTTTGGCCAAGTGGGCCTAA